Proteins encoded together in one Calditrichota bacterium window:
- a CDS encoding response regulator has protein sequence MTGRDGKFYSSKDVCENLQISKSTLFKWEREGLITKVRRDWRGWRLYDERNLEEIRQNIEKQKASETKPRSSYVLVVDDDTMILQVMSDLLQAAGYEVLTAPTGEEAVSLHLEKQPALTFLDVKLRGKSGIDVFREIKTVDPGAMIVILTGYPKIEDTVQVIKEGAYNYLTKPIKSEELLEMVAEVLGP, from the coding sequence ATGACCGGACGTGACGGCAAGTTCTATTCTTCCAAGGATGTCTGTGAGAATCTCCAGATATCTAAGTCTACACTTTTCAAGTGGGAACGAGAGGGGCTGATCACCAAAGTGCGTCGGGACTGGCGTGGTTGGCGGCTCTATGATGAGCGCAATCTCGAAGAAATCCGACAAAACATCGAAAAACAGAAGGCATCAGAAACCAAGCCTCGGTCATCATATGTGCTGGTCGTTGACGACGACACGATGATCTTGCAAGTGATGTCTGACCTGTTGCAAGCCGCAGGCTATGAGGTTTTGACCGCCCCGACAGGTGAAGAGGCCGTCTCCCTTCATCTCGAGAAGCAACCGGCATTGACCTTCCTCGATGTTAAGCTCCGTGGCAAGAGCGGTATCGACGTTTTTCGCGAAATCAAGACGGTCGACCCGGGAGCAATGATAGTCATTTTGACGGGTTACCCGAAGATTGAAGACACGGTTCAGGTAATCAAAGAAGGTGCGTACAATTATCTGACCAAGCCCATCAAAAGCGAGGAGCTGTTAGAGATGGTCGCTGAAGTACTTGGTCCGTAG
- a CDS encoding Hsp20/alpha crystallin family protein, producing the protein MPTLQYSGKKSGGSFRFEYLRIESGHRPIPWSEHTQWSPAIDLYGNESVVVLEVHLPDIAPEETTIEFIQNRVRISGQRKDIGLPGRREFFHVEIPRGHFQREVVLPNGVDIPKAEAKFELGVLKIVVPWINREWAVAVRSARFPEEWS; encoded by the coding sequence ATGCCTACCCTACAGTACTCTGGAAAGAAGTCCGGCGGGTCCTTTCGATTCGAATACCTGAGAATCGAAAGCGGCCACCGTCCAATTCCATGGAGTGAACACACACAATGGAGTCCGGCGATCGATCTCTATGGAAATGAAAGTGTCGTCGTCCTTGAAGTTCATTTGCCGGATATCGCGCCAGAAGAAACTACAATCGAGTTTATCCAGAACCGCGTCCGCATTTCCGGACAGCGCAAGGACATTGGGTTGCCCGGTCGCCGCGAGTTCTTTCACGTCGAAATTCCACGGGGACATTTCCAACGTGAAGTTGTGCTTCCTAACGGCGTCGACATCCCAAAGGCGGAAGCCAAATTTGAACTGGGAGTTCTCAAAATTGTTGTTCCATGGATCAATCGCGAGTGGGCGGTTGCTGTCAGGTCTGCACGATTTCCCGAGGAGTGGTCATGA
- a CDS encoding twin-arginine translocase TatA/TatE family subunit, with product MRFGWVEILLIMAIVLLLFGGKRIPELMRGLGRGAREFKEGLSGEDEKNGKS from the coding sequence ATGCGGTTCGGCTGGGTAGAAATTCTGCTGATAATGGCCATCGTTTTGCTGCTTTTTGGCGGGAAACGAATTCCTGAGCTTATGCGCGGGCTTGGCCGGGGCGCCCGTGAATTCAAAGAGGGCCTGTCCGGGGAAGACGAGAAGAACGGTAAGTCCTAA